The window TCCTCACGCATAGCTTCGATGCTTTTCATACGATCAACACTTTTCTTGATGGTTTGAAAATTTGTAAGCATACCACCCAACCATCTGTGGTTGACAAAGAACATGCCGCATCGCATGGCTTCTTCTTTGATTATTTCCTGAGCTTGCTGTTTTGTGCCTACAAACAAAATGTTGCCGCCTTTGGCCACAGTTTTGTAAATGTAGTCATGAGCAGCGTTATACATTGGTAATGTTTTGTCGAGATTAATGATGTAGATTTTGTTTCGTGCCCCAAAAATGTAGGGTTTCATTTTTGGGTTCCAGCGTTTGGTCTGGTGACCAAAATGTAATCCAGCGACGAGCATCTCTTTCATTGTAATGTTGGACATGTGATTCTCCTTTTGAGTTTTTGGTTTATCCTCCATCCCCGGCTAAAATTCATAGCTACCAACCCTGTTATGAGGGCACCAAAGGCGTCTTGTGGGATGTGTGTAATTTGAAACACGTTCTTTTACCACTTGTGGCAATCTTTTTCAAGATTGAATTTACTTCATTTGTAGTAGCTGGTACTCTTTTTTTATCATTTATAATTTTGCAGGAGGTTACTGGATGGGGCGTTTCGGAGTATTTTTAGATCGTGATGGTACAATTAACGAACAGATGGGCTATATCAACCATATTAGTCGTTTTATTCTTCTTGATGGTGTTGCCGAGGCTATTGCCAGATTAAATAGTCTCGACATACCTGTTTTTGTAGTGACAAATCAGTCTGGACTGGCAAGAGGCTATTTCCCTGCCAGTCTGCTCGATCAGGTGCATGATACAATGAAACTAATGCTGGATAAAGCTGGTGCACAAGTGGATGGCATATATGTTTGCCCGCATCACCCAGAGGCAAAAGAGGAACAGTATCGGTTAAAATGCGATTGCCGGAAGCCAAGCCCAGGACTTCTCAATCAGGCCGCCCAAGAACATGGTATTGATCTGCACAACTCGTATGTGATTGGTGATAGATGGTCTGACTTGAAAGCAGCAGCTACGGTTGGGGCGAAGGGGATATTCGTTCTGACTGGGTACGGCAAAGGTGATTATGAATATATTGGGCCTGGCCAAGTTATTAAACCTGATTATGTTGCTGAAAATTTATCTTCTGCCGTTGATTGGATACTTTTACGTGAAAACATCAAGTAAAGTCGAAATATAAGAAAAATAGTAGTTGTAATTAGATGTAATTCATTGATAGAATTTACTGACAAAATAATAAGTTACGGCTAAGCTGTAATTCTAATTACTGGATAATTTAACGCAAATATGTACACCTCACAGTACCTGCTAAAAATGTCAATTTTTGGATTGAGACAAGGCCTTAGGTCTTACAGTTTAAGAGTTTTTTTTAGTGGGTTGATCATCCTGGCAGTTGCCGTACAGGCTTATGCCGATGAAAATCAATTTTATACCGTGTTGGCGGGCAGTTATAGTTCTGTAGAAAGTGCGGAACAGGACTATGAACGATTGCAAAACAATGTTGCCGAATCCTTACAACATGCTTTGCGTATCGAGTTGGTGGGCGGATACTATACTATCCGAGTAGGTCAATTTCTTGAGCATACCGCCGCTGAACAGTTATTGCCGGCCATTGAAAAATATTTTAAGGGTGCGCGAGTTCTTAAAGCTTTTATTCGTACTGAACGAGTTTTGAAAAGTAATGGCCCATTAGTAAGTAACAGCTCTTTGCCGTCAAAACAGCTATCAAATGAACTGATGGAGCAGTTGGCAGGAGAAAAGTTTTATACAGTACAGTTTGGAAGTTTTAGTCTGGAAGAATCGGCCGCTGAAGAGTTTGAACGGCTACGTGCCATGTTTATCAATGAACCGCTTCCGTGGCTGCGAATAGAAAAAATTCAGAGCTTTCACACCATCAGAGCCGGGAAATTTAAAGCTGAGAGGACGGCTGATGATTTTGCTAGCTATTTATCTGAAAAAAATAGCCACTCTTCGGTTTTACGGGCTTATATAAAGCCTGAACGTCTGGTGAGTGTTCTTTGGCATAATGGTGAGGGCGGATGGGAGGATAAACCTACCGAGCAGATAGCCAGTGATTTGCAAGAAATAGTAGTTGTTGGTGGTGAAAAAGAAGAGACTGCGCCTGACGAAGAACTACCGTTGGCAGTGACTTTAGCTGAAAGTACGGATTTGCCTGAAACCGTTGTCCTGCAAGATTTAGCTGAAACTACAGATTTGCCTGAAACCGGTGCCAGGCAAGACAACAATGCTTCTGTCGTTAAGATGCTTGTGCCTGACAAGAAGAAACAAAAAGTTACTAAGACGCAAAAAGATCTGCTGAATAGTTTAGATGTTGATCCCGGCCAGGAGTTTTTTACTGTCCAGATTGCCAGTTTCTCGGAAGCGGCTTTGGCAACCATCGAATATGAATCATTTCTGTCTCGTTTAAGCCCTGTATATTTTGAGCAGCTACGTATTGAATTCATAAAAGGTTTCTTTACTGTACGTGTTGGTAAGTTTGATAGACGTGCCCCATCGCAAGAGTTATTGGACGCAATCAAGTCGTATTACCCTCAGGCCTCGGTTATTTATGCCTACATAATTCCTCAAAGGATTCAACGTCTCTACGGGGACGATAGTGCCCAGATATTCTCTCAACAAATATATGAGGATCTGCCGGGTCACGATGCTCTGCAAGAAGACAATAAGAGTGTTGATGAAGAGATTGATTTAGTTGACACCGAAAGAAAATTAGATGGGGACACTGATGATGTTATTTTAGTTACCCCTGCAAATATTGAACTGCCTGTTGAAGATATCAAGGTAAATGGTGCAGAAGACACCGTGGTTGAAAAGCCGATGCTGGAGGGTTCTGCTGAGAGTGGAGATCCCGAGCCGACTATCATTGATTCTGAGCAAACGTTGTTGGATGGCTTTGTTGAAGCCGATGATCAGGTTGCAACGCTCAATAGATCTGAGGAGGAATCCTCTGAAGATACTGCTGAAGATACTGCTGAAGAAAAAATTCCCGAATTTACCTATGAGGTGTTAACCGTTCTAACCAAAGATGATAAGGGCGAGAACATCAGAATGCCTTCTTCGTTGTTTTATGACAATAGTACTGATGAACTTTATTTGATCAACGGTGTCAACAATCGACTTATTATATATGGCCCTGACTTTTTCCCTCAAAACTCGATTGGCAAGGGTAGGGGACTTGATTCTCCTCTGAGTGGTTATTTTACCAACGATGGTAAAGTTTTTGTGACTCAGGCTGGCACACCGACCTCCAAGCCACGGTTAACCTTGTTAAACACAGCCTTCTTTCCCGAAAAAGAGCTGCTTATGCAGGATATACCCGAAAGTGATAATTTTATTCCTCAGAATCTTGCATTAGCTAAAGACAATAGTATGTATATCACTGGATTGAGCTCCAGGCGAATCCTGGTGTTGGACAAAAATGGATCGTTTAAAAAATGGTTTAGTGTTGCTGTTGATAAACGTGGCGATTATGTCTTTAGTGATGCCACAGAACCAGACGATATAGCAGAGATTAAGGATATTGAAATTGATCCTGATGGCAATATAATAGTTCTTAGCGAATCGACTTCAAAGGTATATGTTTTTGATTCTGAGGAACGATTTCTTTTTGCCTTTGGTAAAAAAGGAGGCGCTGAAGGTAAATTAAGTAGGCCTCGGGCTGTTGCCTTCGATTCTAATCTGCGCTGCTTTTATGTGGTTGATTATATGCGTCACACCGTTTTGATCTATGATATTAATGGTGAGTTTAAGTATGAGTTTGGTGGTCGTGGTTGGGGGCCGGAGTGGTTTAACTATCCTGTGGATATTGTAATTGGCCGCCAAGGCAACGTGGTTGTGGCTGATTTTTTTAACCAGCGCGCCCAAGTTTTTGAAGTTAAATATCGAGACGCATTTCCAGAGAAATCAGCCGAAAAATGGGGTTTGCCCCAAAGGTAAGCAGTATGGCATCAATTCTTATTATTGAAAAAGAACAGGAGTGGCGAGATTTCCTTGGTGAGTCGTTATCTGGAAACTACCAGATAAGTTACTGCACAGCTAGTAAGGACTTGGGCCAGAAGATAAAGCTGGTTCATTTTGATGTAATTTTACTTGATCTTGGTGATGGAGAGGGGAAATTTCTTAATATTATTTCCGAGGTCAAGCGTGATCTGCCTTTTACTCCTGTGATTATAACCTGTCGTACTGAAAAAGCTGAATTAGTTGTAGCGGCGGTTAAACAGGGAGCTTTTGATTTTGTTATTAAGCCCTATACGGCAACAAAGATCAAAGTCTCACTCGAAAAAGCGCTTGAAAACGTAAGCCTGAAAAACGAGATCGATTATCTGAGACGCGAACAAGATGTCATTTATGACATTAACAAAATTATTGCTCACTCATCATCTATGAAGCAGGTAATTGTTGATATTCGTAAGTTTTCAAAAACAGACTCAACGATTTTAATGACAGGTGAAACCGGAACAGGAAAAAGCCTTTTGTCGGGGGCCATTCATTATAACAGTTTACGCCGTGGCAAGCCTTTTGTAACAATAAATTGTGCTAATATTCAGGAAACATTGCTTGAGTCTGAACTTTTCGGACATGAAAAAGGGGCATTTACTGGCGCGGATAAGCTGCGAATTGGACGATTTGAACAAGCCAATGGCGGCAGCATCTTTCTTGATGAAATTGGCGAAATGAGCTTGGCCTTACAGGCAAAATTGTTACGAGTTATTGAGGATAAGGCCTTTGAGCGAGTTGGTGGCAATCGAACAATTCACTCAGATGTCCGCATCATTGCGGCAACAAACAAGAATCTTGAAAAATTAGTTGCGAATGGTGAGTTTAGAGAAGATCTTTTTTATCGCATAAACGTGTTGCCAATTCGTCTTCCGGCTCTCCGCAACAGAAAAGAGTGTCTTGTGCCACTGTCGTATTATCTCCTCGATAAGATTGGCAGATCAATGCATAAAACTATAACTGGGTTTTCTGATCCGGTACTGCGGTCAATTAAGGCATATTCATGGCCAGGAAATATCAGGCAGTTGGCCAATACAGTTGAGAGAGCATTGCTTCTAGAGGAAAATTCTGTAATTCATGATTCAAGTTTTTTTCTGCCCGTTGAAGTATCAAGTGACAACAGAAGTGATGAATCTGTTCCTGCCGTTTTTGTTCCTCCCGAACGTCATACCCTCATCGACAGCGAGAAGGATAGAATTATTCAAGCCCTGGAAGAGTCTCTTTGGATACAAAAAGATGCTGCCCTGCTGCTTGGTATAAGCCCTCGTGTCCTTAATCACAAAATTAAAAAATTCGGTATTACTCATTCGCGCTGGCGTAGAAACAGATAGGCCTGTTGTCGATTGTAATTACAGTCCTGTAATTGAAGTTACATGTTTTGGCGTATGATACAATGTGGCTCATCTCCCTGCATATTTCAAATAAACATTTTCTTGTCTAACTTACCGAAAATACGTACTTAATATTGTTTGCTCAGCATTGCCTGTTGTGTGGCATGGTAGTTGCTTATAATAGTAATCAAAATGCCAGTCACTGTTAACAATCCATTTTAGGGGTTCAAAAAGTGACAGACCTAAAAAGGAGGTCAGGAAATGACATGCAAGTTAAATAAAATAATTCCTGCTTTGATTGTGACTGCAACCACAGGTTTTTTGTTATCTGTGGCTGTCGATGCCGAAGCGGCGTCTGGTGTATGTTCTAATTGCCATGTAATGCATGCCAGTGAGGCAGGTACCGCTGCGGCTACTGCCAACGATACCTTGCTTCGAAGTACCTGCATTGGTTGTCATACCAAAGATAACGGTACTGGTGTTACAATAGCAGGTGACGGCACCCCAGGTGTACTCCATAATGGAGTTGCCGCCAATAGTATGCTTGCTGGTGGAAACTTTAAGTATTCCGACACTGTTCTGGGAGATCAAACTTATGGGCATAATCCTTATGTGTCAGGCGTTATAGCTGCTGACACCCGTTATACAACCGCAAACCCTCCTGGCTGGAAAGCAACTGGTTTTTCTGCCAACGGTCAGGTTGGTGGTGGTAGCCCCGATTGGACTAATGGTTCAAATTTATTAACCTGTGCAGGTGTATATGGCTGCCATGGCTTGCATACCGCAGATGAACTTAATGGTGCCCACCATGCTAATAAGACTGGAACAGATATTGATGGCAGTACAGTTGGATCAAGTTATCGATTTTTATATGGCATAATAGGATGGGAAGATCCCAACTACGAACTTAATGCGACAGCTGCCAATGGTGATCACAATGTTTATTACGCCGTTGATCGCTCTGGAGGTGACGATGATGTTACCACTACCGCAAACAATTCAAAAACGATCAGCTATTTTTGCGCAGAGTGCCATGGTATTTTTCACAGTGGAGCTGCCAACGAAGGTGTAAGTAATGATGCAAGTATGACTAGTCCGTGGATTCGGCATCCTTCTGATGTGGTAATGCCTATTGGGCCTTCCTCATCCGGTGACTTTGATGAATTGGCCGCCTATGATCCAAATGTTCCGCTTGGGAGTAGTACTGTAGGTGATGGAACCTTTGTGGTTGGTGCTGTTGCTGACCGAATAGTCATGTGCTTATCGTGCCACAGAGCCCATGCCAGCCCATATCCAGCTTCATTACGATGGGATTATACCGAAATGGTTGCAGGAGATAATTCAAAGAGCGGTGGCTGTTTTGTGTGCCATGATGCCAAAAATGATTGAGTTTGAAAATAGTTGTTTTAGGTGCCGCTAGATAACTAACAGATTTATTAGTATTTCTAACCCTGCTCAGCTTGCTGAGCAGGGTTTTTTTATAAGAAATAACTTGCTTTTCAAAAAGCCTAATTGATAAAATAAACTGTAATGAAATCATTTAGTTATAAAAACTAAATGGAATGGGCAGGATTCTAACTTTTTGTATTCGATTGTGTGTATGAATGAAACATGTTCTTAGATTGATTTTGCCATTGTTGATAGCAAGCAATTTGTGCGGTCTGGCACGCTCTGAGAGCCTTTCATTGACTGGTGATTGGGGGTATCAGGACACCAATAGTGCAACAGATCAACAATCTGAAAATTACTCTGTGGATTTTGTCAAACATATTAACCTGACAGAGGCAATGTCTCTTTCTACAACTGTTAATTTTAATCGATCAAAGCAAGAGACTGTTACTCGTGAAAATATATCCCCCTCCATAAGTTATCTCGTTACTAATGATTTGTTTGTTTTGAATTTATCAGGTACGGCGGGTGAAGAGTTTAATTCAAAAAATTCAGAGAACAGTTCAAAAGCTTTAGCAGTAAACTGGGCCTCAGCCTGGAAAAAAGATAAATGGATTCCTTATGTAGGGCTAAATTATAATCAGAGCTGGTCTGAAGATGATCAGGAAGTTAAAGCCATTAACACAGAAAGTTCCAGCAGCGGACTAAACCTTGCTTGGGATTTTTTTCCGTCAAAACTTTTTTACACCTATAATATAAATGAAAGTCATAATAAGGTCACTGAAGGCAAGAGCCAAAGCGATACTCACTTTGCACGTTTTAATACGGAACGATCTTTTTTAGACGAGAAAATTTCGGTCTCGTTTTCGCAGCAATATAATACTACCACAAGTAAAAATCGACTTGCTGTTTCTTCTGGAGTTGCCATGTTGCCGATCGCAACCAGTGGTTTCGGGCAGGAAAGAAACCCTCCCGGAGGCAACTACTCTTTGCCAACCCTGCCTGGACTAACTGATGGAGATACAACTGATAGTGTGGTTACGACTGTCGATGATGCTGCACTCATGCAGATTGCTTTCAGGACAAATTATCAAACAGTAACGACGCTCTATTTGTATACCGACGCCGTCTTACCTATTG is drawn from Desulfobulbaceae bacterium and contains these coding sequences:
- a CDS encoding HAD family hydrolase; the protein is MGRFGVFLDRDGTINEQMGYINHISRFILLDGVAEAIARLNSLDIPVFVVTNQSGLARGYFPASLLDQVHDTMKLMLDKAGAQVDGIYVCPHHPEAKEEQYRLKCDCRKPSPGLLNQAAQEHGIDLHNSYVIGDRWSDLKAAATVGAKGIFVLTGYGKGDYEYIGPGQVIKPDYVAENLSSAVDWILLRENIK
- a CDS encoding SPOR domain-containing protein — protein: MIILAVAVQAYADENQFYTVLAGSYSSVESAEQDYERLQNNVAESLQHALRIELVGGYYTIRVGQFLEHTAAEQLLPAIEKYFKGARVLKAFIRTERVLKSNGPLVSNSSLPSKQLSNELMEQLAGEKFYTVQFGSFSLEESAAEEFERLRAMFINEPLPWLRIEKIQSFHTIRAGKFKAERTADDFASYLSEKNSHSSVLRAYIKPERLVSVLWHNGEGGWEDKPTEQIASDLQEIVVVGGEKEETAPDEELPLAVTLAESTDLPETVVLQDLAETTDLPETGARQDNNASVVKMLVPDKKKQKVTKTQKDLLNSLDVDPGQEFFTVQIASFSEAALATIEYESFLSRLSPVYFEQLRIEFIKGFFTVRVGKFDRRAPSQELLDAIKSYYPQASVIYAYIIPQRIQRLYGDDSAQIFSQQIYEDLPGHDALQEDNKSVDEEIDLVDTERKLDGDTDDVILVTPANIELPVEDIKVNGAEDTVVEKPMLEGSAESGDPEPTIIDSEQTLLDGFVEADDQVATLNRSEEESSEDTAEDTAEEKIPEFTYEVLTVLTKDDKGENIRMPSSLFYDNSTDELYLINGVNNRLIIYGPDFFPQNSIGKGRGLDSPLSGYFTNDGKVFVTQAGTPTSKPRLTLLNTAFFPEKELLMQDIPESDNFIPQNLALAKDNSMYITGLSSRRILVLDKNGSFKKWFSVAVDKRGDYVFSDATEPDDIAEIKDIEIDPDGNIIVLSESTSKVYVFDSEERFLFAFGKKGGAEGKLSRPRAVAFDSNLRCFYVVDYMRHTVLIYDINGEFKYEFGGRGWGPEWFNYPVDIVIGRQGNVVVADFFNQRAQVFEVKYRDAFPEKSAEKWGLPQR
- a CDS encoding sigma-54-dependent Fis family transcriptional regulator; amino-acid sequence: MASILIIEKEQEWRDFLGESLSGNYQISYCTASKDLGQKIKLVHFDVILLDLGDGEGKFLNIISEVKRDLPFTPVIITCRTEKAELVVAAVKQGAFDFVIKPYTATKIKVSLEKALENVSLKNEIDYLRREQDVIYDINKIIAHSSSMKQVIVDIRKFSKTDSTILMTGETGTGKSLLSGAIHYNSLRRGKPFVTINCANIQETLLESELFGHEKGAFTGADKLRIGRFEQANGGSIFLDEIGEMSLALQAKLLRVIEDKAFERVGGNRTIHSDVRIIAATNKNLEKLVANGEFREDLFYRINVLPIRLPALRNRKECLVPLSYYLLDKIGRSMHKTITGFSDPVLRSIKAYSWPGNIRQLANTVERALLLEENSVIHDSSFFLPVEVSSDNRSDESVPAVFVPPERHTLIDSEKDRIIQALEESLWIQKDAALLLGISPRVLNHKIKKFGITHSRWRRNR
- a CDS encoding cytochrome c3 family protein, with protein sequence MTCKLNKIIPALIVTATTGFLLSVAVDAEAASGVCSNCHVMHASEAGTAAATANDTLLRSTCIGCHTKDNGTGVTIAGDGTPGVLHNGVAANSMLAGGNFKYSDTVLGDQTYGHNPYVSGVIAADTRYTTANPPGWKATGFSANGQVGGGSPDWTNGSNLLTCAGVYGCHGLHTADELNGAHHANKTGTDIDGSTVGSSYRFLYGIIGWEDPNYELNATAANGDHNVYYAVDRSGGDDDVTTTANNSKTISYFCAECHGIFHSGAANEGVSNDASMTSPWIRHPSDVVMPIGPSSSGDFDELAAYDPNVPLGSSTVGDGTFVVGAVADRIVMCLSCHRAHASPYPASLRWDYTEMVAGDNSKSGGCFVCHDAKND